The window CCTTATCTTAAAAATGGAATTGGAGAATTAGCAACGCACAACTgccctctttcttctctctgcctgtCTCCGCCGTTCGACCTACGTCTCAGGCAGCGATTAGGACAGGAAATCAAGCTGCCcgtcttcctccttcccttccgACACCGCTAGCGTGCGACGGTCTCGTTGCTCCTGGGATCCCACAACCCCGAGAACAAACGCGTAGTGTGTAAAATCACACAAACTAACTGCCGAAGCCATGAAGCAGGAGGAGACTGCGCTGGTCACTGCTGATGGGGAGAGAAATTGGACGATTTGGTGATaacagaaaactttaaaaaagaaaagaaaatataatctaTTTAGAATTAATTTATAGCTGTATATATGTTGTACTTTTAAACTATGCAGGGGTTGGatgattaaattattttgttttctgcccGGTTTGGTAAACGGGGAAGCGGGAGGTCTCTTCCCAGCGTGTCCCACTCTGCAGCGCTTCCCTGCCTGACACTAGCACAAGAATCACTTCGCAGTTACTGTACTTTGCTTTCTGGAGGACAGCGGCGTTCTGCGGCTTGGGATGTCGATACCTGCCTTCTGGGTCTGTAATAAAAGAAATTCCAAATCTGTAGGGGGGTAACAAAGAAATTGGGGAAACCGTCCAGAtttgtggtgtggttttgcAGCGTTGGCAGGAGCCGCGGCGGGTCAGCTGAGCCCCGGCGTCGCGCTCGGTGACGGGAAGGATTGTCCTGGATGGTTTTTGCTCATCAGTCGTTGGGTTTATTTGTGCACGTAACTTCTTTTTGTTGCAGAGTCTGCTTTAATTTTGCCTCGTAATCAGCGTGTGGCGTTCGTTCTGTAAAGAGGGCTTTCCGCGGGCCGTCTCCCTTTGttggtgggttttattttgcGCGCGTGTGTGTCCTATGCTTGGGGTtcctcacccaccagcgctcccGTCTGCAACGTGGCCGTGGCCTTGACAGCCCTATCTCTAACGTTTCCTGGAGGAGACCTGTAAAATACTGCTAGTTCATAAGAAGCGGAGCTTTCTATTGCTTCTGTTGAAAGAAGTTTGGCCGGGGGAGATCAGAGGGTGTGCCTGATCTCTCCTCCGCCCCCACCTGAGCTCCGCAGCGTCTCTCACGCGATCGCCGTCGGGCAGGACCGGCGTTAGGGCGGCAGGAGGGCACTCGAGGTTAGGAGCCATCTCTTCAAAGCAAAACTGGCATGAGCGGAGCTACCTCCCATGGAATAAACTGGATTATTGGGGGTTTTTGGTACTCTGCAGTTCATTTTTGTCTAAAGACCTTTTCACTAAGAACCGTCCCCCGACACCCTCAGGGGAATGAATCAAAAGCGCAGCGGCTCCCGGgtgggctggcaggggctggaagagGTGAGAGATAaggtggttttatttctttgttgttaGGAATCCATGTGCTCTGTCCTcggctatttatttattttgcaaaatatcaGTCCTCCCGTAACTGCAAGCCTTATTATCCCACAGCCACCACGACTTGGACCTGATTTTaaggggttggtttttttttttttttttcttttttccttcttttttaaatgattcTTCCACCTTTAGAAGGAATTGGGTGGAAGTATGGCATTTGGAAATAGCTCTTAATAGAGGCACAGGCCAGATGGTGTGAAgagattgggggggggggtggtttgGTTTAACCAAAAATTGTGTTCGCAAAAGGTGCCGAGTGTTGCACAACGGCATTCCTCGCCCAGAGCCCGCCCACCGAAccattttgattattttttatttctgaagtagaTCTCTCTGGATAATAACAAGTGAGAGGGCGTAGATCCTAACGGATGCTCGCAGAGGCTGTATCTCTCAATTTAGAATTAATTATACAATTGTACATctataaataaatgtttataaCGTGAAAGTCTCTGGTTGTGCTGGTGTCCTGCGGATCCCTCGCCCCGGCCAGTGCCAGTGGTGCAGCGCCTTCACGGCACCTTCGTCGCATCCTCATGGGTGCTCAGTAAATGACATTTCAGCGGCTCTGCTGTCCCGCTGAGCGCTCCCGTGCTGCGGGGCCCCGGCACGGGAGGGGAAGGCTGGGGAGCAGGTGGGGAGGGGTCGGTGGCCCCTGAGGCAGCCACGAGGCCCAGCAAGGTGATGGTGGATGCCTTTGCTTCAAACTGGTGCCGCTGGGATGCGATGCTCCCAGCAGGCTTGGCTCATGCCGGAGGGCCGCTgcaccttcctcccctcccactgACCTGCTGGCGGGtaccccgcggccgccgccggcgctCGTCTGGGGGATGCTCGAGTCTTAGCCCAGAATGGTGCCAGCCCAGCGCGCCGCGGTGCCCTTCGGCCGCGGCCCAtcggggagggcggcgggcgggaAGGCTTGGGCCGCCTTCGTCCGGGGTGGAAATGCTGCCTTGGCCGTGCTCCCCAGTGGTGACTGCTCGGAAACTGCCAGCCCAAAACCCTCAGGAGCTGGTGGGCTGCGCTCCCAGCCGGGCCGctctttccccacctccccGGGGCAGCAAAAGGTttcccccccacacacacacacacacgcagtgCCTGGCACAGGCTTGCCCCCACCGcgctcccctcctcctcctcctcagcccccCACACCAAAGGGCCAGAgagtttggggtgggttttcccctcttttccttgTTTACGTTTCCTTCTCTCAGAGGCCGGGGGGGGGTCACGTCACTTCAGTTTCCCCTCGCACCACATTCCCAGCAGCGGCGGTGACTCAGCCCCGCCAGCCTCTCGCAATAATGCCCGTGCCGGCGCGCCGGCTGGGCGAGTCTGACGTGACCCCGACGCCGCTGCCAGGCAAAACCCCCGGtgctccctctttttttccctttaatgaTGCACGCGGGTGCTGCCATGccccaggtttttttttttttggggtggtttttgcTGCGTTTCGGGTCATTCCCAACCTGGCGCAATGGGCGATGCCCTGCATTTCGGTGTGCTGGTCCCTGCGCGCTCAACAAGGTGATTTGTGCTGCCCATTAGCTTCTTCCCCACTTGGCAGCGCATTAGCCCAAACTTTTAATTGGCGCAGGCACCAAAAGCAGCGCCGAAGGTGGGTGCCCCACGAGCATCCTCCTCCAGCAGGTAGGGAGCGAAGGGGGACCCCGCTTCTCGCCAGTAtaattttcagcagcaaaacatcAGAGTTTAGTGTTAAGCTAAGCTTTAAATCCTTGGTTGCCTTATTGCTGCTGATGCCCCCCGccaaaaaaatctgcctttccCTGCCACCATGATGGCACCGGGAGCCCCAGGCCGCTGCGGGTGCCACAAATAGCCCCATTGCTGCCTCCCAGGTCCCAAAAtatccctcctcctgcccccctccctgccccaggagaGGCTAAATACAGCCTCCCTAGAAACTCCTGGCACCTTCCAGGGAGATGCCAACCCCCGGGGACCTTGACATCCCCCCCAAATTTGTCATGGAAAGGCCATTTTACTATAAATAGAGGCAAAGCCTCACCTGACATCCCTCGTGGCTGGGGCTGTGACCATGGGGCGTTTCAGGGGCATGTGGACCCcatgtgggtttgttttgttttcttggcattttctgcaaagccttGATTATTCCTTGTAAtagtaagttaaaaaaaacatgatGCAGAGTCCCTCACCCACCCTCGGAAAGGCTGGCAGGGGGCGAGCCGGCGCCATGCTACCACTGGCGGCACAGCAAGGCACAGGGTGATCCCCTCCGCATGCTTCAGAGCtccatatataaaaatacatacatttatgAAGCTACATATATAGCTTTGAGATACGTCTCGGCAGGGGATGAGAGCACAGCCTGAGCCGAGGCACCGGTGCCGCTGCCCTCACCGCACAATCAGCCCCTCACCATGGCTGGGGACCAATGTGCCATTTCCACCCCACGCCAGCATTGCCAAAAGCTGCTCCTCTCACGATTTTGCCCAAAAACTTCAGGTTTGGCATTTCCTTTCCAGCCCCTTCCAGAGCTCCTGGTCTGGCCTGACAGCGGTTTTGCCACTGGACAACCCCACAGGGCACCTGACCCCAGCACGGGGCTGTCCCTATCCAGGCAGGAACAGTCGGACCCTGAGCAATACCTCAGACCTCAAAATTTTAGGGGAAACCCCCTCCCCTTTGCACAATGTGGCTTTGTAGAGGTCTGTTGCCCGCTGTACCCACCCAGCCCTGCTTGGTGCTTTCATCGCTCCTAGATGGTATTTACATGGCTGAGCAACACCAGCTCCGAACACTCCAGGTACGGCCTTTTCAGGAACAGCTTTTTTGGTGAAGATTTTCATCACCAAGTCAGTGTCTGTCCacagggtgggggaaaaaaacccaaaacaacccaacaacAGAAGCTCAAGCCAGAACAAACTCTCATttgaatggaaatattttctctcttcgGGCTGGTTTTACCCCCGCACCTTCCGCCAGGCTCCTTTGCCAAGCGGCTTAATTACACGTTAGTGAAAGCCTTTTCTCTGAGCAGCTCTAATTGCAGGCTTGGGGGATTGgtttcctttctgcagaggGTGCTTGGAGCTGGGGCACGCTCCCCCAGCAGGTGcagccctctcctcctccctcccagttTTAGCCAATTCTTCTGATTTTCTGCCCAGAACCCTCCTGTAGCTCCCAGCAGGGGCAGGTGAGGCAGGGCCTCGCCCCCAGGGCATGGGCAGGCCCCTGGCTGGCTCAGCTCCGAGTCACAGCCCGCACTTGGGAATGGGGGGAATCCCCCTGTGCCCACTGCCACAACCTTCAGCTCCCACCACAGGGAAAGGCTTCCCACGGATGCCAGCAGGGATTCCGGACCGGCTGGGAGCAGGTGCGTCATCCCTCTCTGGCCCTGAGTGAGAATGGGGAGACAGCACGTTATCAACAAAGTCAGCTTTtattagaaaagtaaaaaacccaccccaacaTGATTGCATAGGAAGTTTTTTTGCACTTGAACATCAAGTGTATGAGTGTAAACTGTAACCAATGAAGCCCCCCATGGCGTGTCACAGCAAGGGGTCCTGCCCTCCATCCCCACGTCGCCTCGCACGCGCCTCTCCCACACCGCGCTCTCGTGACCAAAGACGTAAGCGATCCCGGCCACCCCCTCCGGCCTCACCGGGAGCCCAGCGCTGAGCTGCCCAGGTGCCAGCGGCAGGGTTTTGTCTTTGATCTAGACCTACAGCCCGGCCATCACTCACTCCCACACGCGCCCTCCCCCAGAAACCCCATTGATTACAATCcttgttacaaaaaaaaaaaaaacaaccccaaataACCCCCCCCATGATTAATCGGCCACCAGGAGGAGACCATccaccccccagcagccccgcTGCCGCAATCACCCCGCGATCATCAACCGTGCGAAGCGACCTCCGCCTGCATCCCGGTCCGCTCCGGGGACACTCCGGCACAGGCAGGGATCTCCGCCTGCCCAAACTACTTCCACCTACAGCCCTACTCCAGCCTAACCTAAACTACAGCGGCTGCTGGGAGCCACCACGCTCTAACCAGCTCTTCCAAAGCGCTTGGGTAAGTCGCTTCTCCAGCGCGGCCTGTCAGCACTCCTCTATGAGCAGCTGCTCAGAGCTGTACAGCTTCTTCTTGATGACCCTGAAGCCCGTGCTCAGCTTCAGCGGTGTGAAAGCCGGTCCTGAGGTGAAAAGTCCCTGGATCTTGGGCCAGAGGCGGGAGTCCAGCCGGAGCACCAGGGTGAGCTGGAAGGTGGGCACCACGGCGGGGTCCACAGCGATGTGCCCCACATCATGGCAGGCCTTGCCATGCTCCACGCAGAGGTCGAGGAGAGCCCCGCGCAGCCCGCAGGGCTCACTGCAGGCCAGGCGCAGCAGCTCCGTCCTCACCTGCGCCAGGAGCTGGGCCGGCATGAGGAGCCGGGAGCAGCGCTTGGCGCCCAGCGGGGCTCTGCCCAGCATGGCCTGGACCACGTCCATCAGGTTGGCGCAGAGCAGCTCATCCTCGGGGTCATGCAGCAGGTCCAGGTCTGGCAGGGAGGCCCCCTCGGCATACTCTGCATCTGCGGAGGGAACAGGAGGCAGGTCAGCACCAGAGAGGTGGGCTGGGGTGCTGCTTGGGGTCTCACCATTGCGGGTCAACACCGAGCCCAGGGCTTGGGGGGTGTAActggggtgcaggggctgggcaCACCCCCTTCAGCCATCTCTCAACCCTCCAGGGGACCCCAGACCCCACAGGCACCCCATCCCTCAGAAGAACCTCAGGGGTCCCCAggctctccccacccccatccctcAGAAgaaccccaggtccctcaggGACGGCACCCCCCGGGCAGGGCTCCTCCCCCTCGGCAGCCCCCACTCACCTCCCTCCGAGCCGGAGGCGCTGCCCAGCGACTCGCAGTCGGAGGTCTCCAGGCGgccccgctcgccgcccgccagCCGCTCCCACAGCCCGTGCATGGCGACCGCAcctcgccgcccgccgccgcctccgcgcccgctctgccccgctgccgccccgccgcccgcttTTTATAGGAGCGGTGCGgatggccccgcccctccgtCCCGCGCCCGCCAATGGGAGCGCGGGGCACGTCCGCGGCGTCTCTCCTGCCCGGTGACAGCGGGAAGCCACGCCCTCTGCTCACAAGCCACGCCCAttgcgccccgccccgcccgccccgcgccctGCAAACGGCGCCCGGGGTTGCATCAGGGGGGGCCGCCCCGGGCTGGGCCGGGGTCACCCGCCGCCGTCCGCCGCCGTCCGCCTGCCGCCCCCGTCACGGCCCGGGCCtcagcccccggccccgggtCTTGCCCCCCGCCCCAGGGCCCAGCCTAGGCCCGGGCGTAACCCCCTCAACCCCCACCTCAGGCCCCGGCCTAGGCGCGGACTTAAaccccagccccccacctcAGGGCCCGGCCTAGGCCCGGACCTGACCCCCTGACACCACCCCCGCCAAGGGCCCAGCCTAGGCCCGCTagcccccggccccccaccTCGGGGCCCAGCCTAGGCCCGGGCCTTGCCCCCCGCACCCCCTGGGCCAGGCCCTGTCCCAGGCCTTGTGCTCAGCCTCGGAAGCATTCTGGCAGCAGCAAGAAGCGCCATGCCCCGTCCCCACCATTCACCACTCTGGGTTGTGGCACTGGCTCCGGCTGGCACAAAACCCGACGGCAGGCAACAGGGCCACGGGGGTTTACAGATGGCTTGTTTTTAACGCGCCCGCCGAAGGCCCTGGCGTTCTAGGCGGCACTGGCTTGCTGAGCGTGGGACACGGCTGCCCAGCGTTGGCTGCTGCCCTCCTTCGGGTCTTGAGCCAAGCCCAGATCCCACGGCGCTGCGGATGATCAGGGTGCCGGTGTCCCGTGAGCCGGCGTCGTCCAGGTTTCTTAAGAAAGTAAGGGCTGTTGGAGTGAAACACGTTAAAAGTCAGAGGGAGCAAGAGCAGGGCACAGccggggtgggatgggggattTTTTTCGGGGCCAGGCCCCGTCCGCCTCCTGCAGTGGTCCCCTAAAACGGGGACAGGATGCTGTCTTCCAAGCCCCTTGCTCTGGAAGCGCGTCCCAG of the Phalacrocorax aristotelis chromosome 14, bGulAri2.1, whole genome shotgun sequence genome contains:
- the DDIT4 gene encoding DNA damage-inducible transcript 4 protein — protein: MHGLWERLAGGERGRLETSDCESLGSASGSEGDAEYAEGASLPDLDLLHDPEDELLCANLMDVVQAMLGRAPLGAKRCSRLLMPAQLLAQVRTELLRLACSEPCGLRGALLDLCVEHGKACHDVGHIAVDPAVVPTFQLTLVLRLDSRLWPKIQGLFTSGPAFTPLKLSTGFRVIKKKLYSSEQLLIEEC